ATGGAATCGCAGTGCATGGACGAGAGTCAAGGCGGCCAATCGGGCGGGCACAGTAGCGGACAGGAGGAAGATCGTGACCGCGCGATCGAGCGGGGAGGTCAGGGCGGTCATGGGGGGAGCGAGCGTACTGGTGAGGGGCGCAGCAACGGGCAAGGGGAAGGTCATGACCGTGGGACGCCGGGGGGACAGGAGCGAGGCGGCCAGGGCGGCCACGGGGGGAGCGATCGCGGCGGCCAGAGTCACGGCAGCGGGCGAGGAGAGGGCGGCGATCGCGACAGGCCGCGTGGAACCGAGCGGGGCAGCCAGGGCGGCCGCGAGTAGCGGCGGCAGCATCAACAGGTGCGGGCGGCGGCTGAATCGCTGCTCACGCCCGCATTCGGACTGGGAGGTAACGAGATGCCAAGGCCGATAACACGGGGACGGGGGCGCGCGACGGGGAGCGGGGTCCGGTCGGACCACAAGCTCGGCTCGCTTCACGATTTGTTCCTGGACGAACTGAAGGACCTGTACAGCGCGGAACAACAGATCACCAAGGCGCTCCCACGAGTGGTCCGCGCCGCCGCGTCGGAAGAGTTCAAGCAAGCGTTGCGCCACCACCTAGCGGAAACGATGGAGCAGGTCCGCCGGCTTGAGCAGATCTTCGAGAGCCTCGGGACGAGCGGCAAGGGGAAGAAGTGCCGTGGCATGGAGGGCGTCTTGGAGGAAGGCGCAGAGAGGATTGAGGAAGACGCCGCCCCCGCTGTGAAAGACGCGGGGCTGATCTCTGCCGCCCAGCGCGTTGAGCATTACGAGATGGCTGGCTACGGCAGCGTGATCGCGTACGCCGAAACCCTGGGCGACCAGGAAGCGATGAAGCTGCTGCGTCAAACGTTGGAGGAAGAAAAGAAGGCCGACGAGGTGCTCACAGACTTGTCCGAGGCTATCAACGGGCAAGCCGGCGACGCCGAGGCATAGTGCGGACAAACGGATTCCGACCAAGCCGTCGTCTCAGTTCGCGGGGCGGTCGTCACGATTTCGATGTTTCCTTAAACGCCGGGGATGACGTGGAATGATCGAGCGGGCGGGTCACCACGGGTGACCCGCCTTGCTGGTCAGGTGCCTGCGGCACACGAAAGAATCGTAGTCGACAGACGCGGGCATGACGGGGGCAAGAGCTAGCGGAGAGTTCCACGAATAGTCGCCGCGGAGGGTGGTGGAATCGAGCATGCGTGTGGACGGTGTTGAGACGGTGGACCTCGCGGAGGGTCGCGAGTGGACCGCATGGCCCGTCTATTGGAGCGCGGTCTGGGTGGGGGTACTATCCGCGCTGGCACTCGCACTCGTGTTCGGGCTGGTGTCCGTCGCCGTCGGCGCGCATCAGCTGGGTGCAGCGGGTCAGATCGTGCGATGGGGTGATGTTTCGCGAGGGGCGCTCGTGTTTGCAATCTTCGGCGCGTTCCTATCGGCTGCGCTCGG
This DNA window, taken from bacterium, encodes the following:
- a CDS encoding ferritin-like domain-containing protein, which gives rise to MRAAAESLLTPAFGLGGNEMPRPITRGRGRATGSGVRSDHKLGSLHDLFLDELKDLYSAEQQITKALPRVVRAAASEEFKQALRHHLAETMEQVRRLEQIFESLGTSGKGKKCRGMEGVLEEGAERIEEDAAPAVKDAGLISAAQRVEHYEMAGYGSVIAYAETLGDQEAMKLLRQTLEEEKKADEVLTDLSEAINGQAGDAEA